TGGACTCGAGCTCGAGATGTAACCTAGCCCAAGTGTATGGTCCTTATATATAGTCGGTATGGTCCTTGCGGGGTTGAAGGACAATGCTAGATGGACTATATTATTGTAGCATTATGGTAAAAAAGACGAATatgctcgcccccagcacccctgataatccgtcccaaggccaatacggaggagataaatcacgggcggctactagcctttggaatagtgactagcacataagagagatatttatctcgactttgccaagattcgaaccccagacctcattgtggcaacgcCTCATGCACTAGCCACTAGACCTAATATAGGTGGACTATATTATGATAAATATGTATATTGATTGGATGAAGTATATATGTACATACTACATTGATTATCTAAAGATTATCTTGTCGATGTTTGTAGTTGATATAACAACTAACATCTTAGACAATGATAATTAATCAATGGGAATACCGGAGGTGAGCGAATCACATTTCTACCacaatttaaagaaaaaaaaaaattaaaagagtatcctttcttttcattttatgaaaaaaaatccaatgtacattatttaataataatatttttttattatatattaaattttagatGATAGACCAATTATATAAACTTAATAAATCTATATTATAACAAATGAAATCTTAATTGCAATATTAGAGTAGTAAAATAATACAGCAATTATTATTTTATAACTGCtataatctatatatatatatatatatatatatatatatatatatatatatatatatatattattaaataagATAAGTTGGTATTGTAGTAGCTCTGTAGCTAATATAACTATCATATTAACTATAGTTTCAGAATTGcaaaatttataatattcatacctctttattttttttatttttattttttttgctattttgatATATCAAAACTTATGTCTATTGAAGAAGGGGAATTTGGCTGGTAGAGAGTAGAGTTATATCTTATGATTTAGGCACCGTGAATTTGAatctgaaaaaataattttttataaaatagaatAAAGTTGTGTATgatgaattaatttaaattttaatataatttatgaatattgtAGTTTAATTTtactatataaaaaataataaaaataaatattcatttttctccttttgttttgttttttcccCTGTTTATTAAATTTCTAGGCGCGAACGCCAGAGGAGATTCTTAAAATGAGCTCGGGAGTTAGGTAACGGTGACCGCGTGGCTCCGGACCACCTAAACCTGCGCGGCCCCACGGTCTGCTCCCGCTAGGCGGCACGCTATCTTGCGCCGCCAGCGCAAGCCATTTGCGTGCCGGACGCGGCGGTCCACTGCGTCGCGGTGAGCCTAAGGCCGCAGCAATAAGTATGCGTCGCCGTCCCCCTCTCGCTTTCCCCAGTTGTTTACAGCTCGACGAAGATCTCATCGCACGCGACGGTAGAAGACAAGCGCGAcgtcactcttcttcttcttcctcttcttctcaatTTCAATCATAGCGTTCGATTCTCTCTTCTGTGGAAGCCCTTTTGGTGTCTTCTTCCCGGCGCACGGGGAAGAATTGATTGGAGGCATACTCTATTGGCTGGCGCTCGCTGCCTCGCACTGGCCTTTTCATATCTGCAGCGGCTGCGGCTGCGGCTTTCGTATGTAGTTCTGTTGTTTCGGGGGAGTGGCGTTGGCTTCACGCATCGGCGGCCTTTTCTGCACCGTTTTTGGTGGGTTTCGGGTGGCGGAGAAGAGAGCGGAGGCGATGAATAATAGCAGACTACGGACGACGTCGCCGGTCGTCAAAGTCCCTGTGAAGCGAATTAAAGTAGGTTCGCCGTCTCCTATTGACGCGTTGTTCTGCTTTCCTTGGATGCGAAATGGGATCCTTTTGAGGGGAGTCGATGTGCTCCGGATTACAATTTCTCGATGATTTCATCTTCCGAAACCAAATCGCAAATCAGATGAGCTTTACAAATGAATTTTTtccctgtttttttttttcctttggaaAGTCCGCCCCTTTAGGGCGACGGAATCATCTATCTTTGATTCTTCTGAAATCGTAGCTTTTTCTTTATTCCGATCGAATCTAAGCCTGTGGAATCCATCAGAAGTATTGCCCTTCTTTATCTTCTCCTACCAATTAATCTTCTTTTTGTTTGCCAAGGAAACGAACAAGGAGAAGAAACTCGAGATGCAGGCGAACAAATCGATGGGCACGAAAAAAGGATTCAACAGACGCCAATCCAAAAGCGAAAAAAAGATCGCCTTGGAACAAGATGTAAAAGTTCTTTATCACACACTTGCGACCTCGTTGTTGAATCTTCTCTTCACATTATTCGCATCTGCAGGTCGATAAGCTAAAGAAGAAGCTCAGAAAGGAAGAGAATGTTCACAGAGCTTTGGAGAGAGCTTTCACCAGACCTTTGGGTGTTCTTCCTCGACTCCCTCCGTATCTCCCTTCTCAAGTAACTAACTTCTCTCCGTGCATTCCATCGATCTCGTTACCTTTTACTTGCTCTAGAAGAATGATTGCTTTACTCTGTCTCTGCGCCTGAACTGAAGACACTAGAGCTTCTGGCTGAAGTAGCTGTGTTGGAAGAAGAAGTGGTTCGACTTGAAGAACAGGTAGTTAATTTTTGGCAAGGGCTTTATCAGGAAGCCATCTACATTTCAATATCGAAGAAGATCAAAGCAAATGCGTCTGATGGAAGCTTCGATGAACAACTTAAACAATGTGAATCTTTAGTCTCAGCAAAAACTCCTCATTCGAGGCGATATTCGAGACGGAGTTCTTCTTTGGACTTCTCTGAGAATCAACAAGGGAAAGAGAATCGATCGCCGGTAAAGAAAGTCCCGAAAGCAAGGGTAAATTTCTCTGCCTCTGATGCTACTCGCCATGTTTTCTTTAGGTGAATCTAGTGTTTATGCTAATCGTACTAGAGTTGTTAATCCAGCAAGAAATGGCATTGTCTGATGCCTCAGATGAAGTGTCGTTCGACAAATCTAGCGGCCCGAACGAATTATCTGAGGATATCTTGAAATGTCTGATGAACATCTTCTTGCGAATTGTCTGTTCAAAGAGTCCAGATGACATGGAAACATCTTCCTCAAGTTCAGGTTCTTATGAGAATTTCGTAGAGATGGATGCTCGAGATCCTTATGGTATATGTGCTAGGTTTGGCAAGCGAGACATTGGTCCGTATAAGCATTTTCGATCGGTCGAAGTGAGCTCAAACATGCCATCAACTTTCAGGCACAGGGTAAAGTGAGTATCAGATTCTTATATGATTCGATTGTTTAATATCTTCAAGATATGTAAGAACTACTTCTCTGTTTAACTTCAGGCCTTTATTCAGAAAGCTCGAATCAGTTGACATATCAAACCTTACACACTGGCAGAAGCTGGCTTTCTGGATCAACATATATAATTCATGCATGATGAATGTAAGCCTCGACCAATGTAACATTCATATATTCTATCATATGAAGTTTCTCAACCAAATTGTGTTAGCTATGACTTCTGTGATCTGAATGTGTCTTTGCAAAAGCATCTTTCTCTTAGTTTGATTCACCTTTCTTGTTTATCGAATTAACTATAGGCATTTCTGGAGCAAGGAATACCTACAAGCCCTGATATGATTGTCGCATTGATGCCAAAAGTATGATCTTCACTTCCTTTCTTTACCTTTTCCCGGTCTATGAAATAAACTTTCGCTTCGATGTCTACCAATTTTATTTCAGGCAGTGATAAATGTGGGAGGTCATTTGCTTAGTGCAATGACAATCGAGCATTTCATATTGAGGTTGCCTTGTCACATAAAAGATGTAAGGTCTTTCTATTATCTAAGTTTCAGGAACTTGATTGTGATGGATCGATAACTCACTCATTTATGTAGGCAAAGGTCTCGATGAAAGGTCCAAAAAATGAGAGCACAATCATACGAGGTGTCTTTGTATTGGAGTGGCCAGAACCTCTAGTTACATTTGCTCTGTCGTGCGGAAGTTGGTCCTCGCCTGCTGTGAGAGTGTACACGGCTGCACGAGTTGAAAAGGAATTAGCGACAGCGAAAAGGGATTATTTGCAAGCAGCAGTTGGCATATCCAAACCAAATAAGTTAGCAATTCCTCAGCTGCTTCACTGGTACCTGCCAGATTTCGCCAAGGATCTTGAGTCATTAATGGACTGGATATGTTCACAACTACCACGGCCGTTGAGGACTGAAGCAGTAGAATGCCTCGAGACGAGCCGAGTAAGTGCCAGTCGACAGGCGATACAGATTCTGCCTTATGAATTCAGATTCAGGTACCTTTTGGCCCAATAGATATAAAGTGATCCATCAAATTGCTGGAACTCTCTGTAAGTAAACATCATTGTAAGAAAGAAAAACCACAAAAGAAGTGTTTACTTTGTCATATTTAGAAGCAAAAAAACAACTGCTAGCAGAATACAGTACTAGTTAGAACTACTAACGTGGTCGAGGAAGACATCCAAGCGGCATTTAGGTTCTGTTTACTTGAATGAACAATGAAGAGGGAAAAAAAAAGATCGTAGGATCGTACATGAAAGAACTCCATTTATGGGCATCTTTTGTATCATTTTTCCTCCTTGTTTTATGCATTCAAGTCCATACACTCTCTTGTTGTGGAAGATCTACCATTGCGTGTTTGCCAAATTACATGTGCAATACTGCTAATGTATCTTTAAATAGCGATTGAAGATGGAATCGTCTGTATGAGAACTTTGGAtggacaaaaataaaaaatggatggaaaaaaaattaaagatttgAAGAATAATTCACATTTTTTTAAGTACAAATGTTGTCAAAAAAAGTGGGAGAAGATATGCTTGCATCATAGCAGTTacattataaatataaatataaatttataataaagtacATCACCATATAATTAAACTAACTTTTGAGGTCAGTTTGTTTTTTGTCACACCATATTTTCATTGgatctgatttttttttcctcaCCCCTACTTATTAGAACATATGGTTTGGTATCATCAAGCATCTTGGAATAAATTACTGTCTTCTTTTCaaaaagcaaaaaagaaaaaaaaattgtacttTGCAGTGTAAGTTATGAGTAGATCACTTTATGACATATATGCCCACAACAATGTGACATTAATCTTGACTAATCTTGCCCAACAAAAATGTGGCATTAATCTTGACTAACCTTGAGCGACGATTGATATAATCATCTGGTGATAAGGATATTTGGGAATTCATTTCTAGTACTTCTGCATCCTTAATGACTTGAGAAATGAAGTCATTCGAGGACCATGTTTGGATCTTCTTCATCAGAGTCAAATTCCACCTGTTAAAAACAATGGCATAGGTAGAAATTGTTACAAGCTTGTGTTCTCAGATAAGAGGTAGGAACACCACTGTGAACAAATGAGTCATGAACCCAGGTAAGGATCTGTAATTATCTTACACAGGTTTGGATCAAAATTATGTTCATCCTACCATCATGATCATAGGCCATCATATTATCATCATAAACTCGTTTTTGGCCCAACTATTCATAGCCGGCTACAAGTCTTATCCCTTCATTGAACTCCTTTTTATCCCTCACACTTTTCAATCTAAAAGAATTTCAAATATCtagtatattttaatttatcttACTGGTAACTCCATGAATCAATGCATTCTCATCTCTATTGCATTAACCTTATCATTGTTGTTTTCAAATAACCTACCACTTCGATCCACAACCTTCATGAGTTGTACCACAGCCTTACAAACTTTCTTATTGGCCTAAGGGGGCATGATGAACATACAAGATTCAAGAACCTTCTCTTCATTTTCATAGTCCATTTATTCTAATTATTATATCTTTAATCAATATCTCCATTCTATTGACTAATGAATCCAAAATATCTTCAACTCTTATTGAGATCTCACGTACATTCATTTTAACTACTCGTTCAATTCTTTTATATTTCATAAATTTTTGTTCTATTTATATAAACTCTTTTCTAATCATGTTTAAGTAACTTCATCTATCAAGTAGGAGAATTCACAAGCAACAAAGAAGCatacaaaattataattaaaccaGATTTGTTCAGATATATTTCTGAGACAGGAGGGAACTCACATTTTCATCTCTGTACCATTTTCCATGACAATCACGCTTCCAACCAGCAGCAGTAAACTTCAGTTCTTTCTCCCGACGCTCAAGTAGTTCTGAATTCCAATCAGCAAGTATCTTATTCGCCGTTCCAGTAATATTTCTGGGTGGCACACTGATGCCATCAGTAGTGCAAGTATAGTTTGAATCGCCAATAGAAGATGATGTTGTTATATTAGAACAATGCCCAGCATTTGCAGCATTTGGATTGTCCACATTTTTGCATTGAGATTCTGAAATCGCCTTCATTGTCTTCTGGATCAGTGGCTTGTTAGGGAACATTACATTTTTTATTTGCTGTCTTGAATTACCAGAATTTGACAGGCCAGTAGAATCAGCTGACAGAGCTAGTCTCTTCTTTGATTCATCCCGTTTAGATAATTCACTTTCCCTCGCCTTTGATTCTGCAGCAATATGCCGAGATCCCTTGTTATGCATCTGTTACACCACCCAAGTCATTTATGATGAAGTGTCAAAACAGAATAAAACAATCATGCCACTAAAATTCAAGCACAACAAACAAATGCATCATCATCATAATTAGGCCATATTTGTTCCAAGTATTTAGGTTGATTACAAAGATCTTATCCTTCCTTTGAGCACTACACAAGAGTATAACAAACAAATGCATAAAGTATAATATTCGTTTTGCATGGGTATTCCTTGGTCAGAGTAGATAAGGACTGCTGGAACATGACTGTTGTTTTAGTAAGGATAAAGAGATTTGATCCGAGAGACACTAAAATTGCTTTGAGTGACGAAGAAAAAAACATAAATCATATCTTTTTGTATTACCAATAAGAAAACCACTGTTTCTCTTGTTTCAAATCAATACCAGAACAGCAATTAAGATTGAATTTTGAACAACAACCAGCAGGATAATTTTGAGCAACACCTTGATGCTTCAGATGCAAAGCAGATTAACATGATTATTCCATTCAT
This region of Zingiber officinale cultivar Zhangliang chromosome 9A, Zo_v1.1, whole genome shotgun sequence genomic DNA includes:
- the LOC122020045 gene encoding sodium channel modifier 1-like; this translates as MSTFGGDSWGREAHHRKRRVDDLMLSSSSGDAASSPSFKKLSSGKFVCLVCPHNPILDNPLMLSMHNKGSRHIAAESKARESELSKRDESKKRLALSADSTGLSNSGNSRQQIKNVMFPNKPLIQKTMKAISESQCKNVDNPNAANAGHCSNITTSSSIGDSNYTCTTDGISVPPRNITGTANKILADWNSELLERREKELKFTAAGWKRDCHGKWYRDENVEFDSDEEDPNMVLE
- the LOC122020044 gene encoding uncharacterized protein LOC122020044 is translated as MNNSRLRTTSPVVKVPVKRIKETNKEKKLEMQANKSMGTKKGFNRRQSKSEKKIALEQDVDKLKKKLRKEENVHRALERAFTRPLGVLPRLPPYLPSQTLELLAEVAVLEEEVVRLEEQVVNFWQGLYQEAIYISISKKIKANASDGSFDEQLKQCESLVSAKTPHSRRYSRRSSSLDFSENQQGKENRSPVKKVPKARQEMALSDASDEVSFDKSSGPNELSEDILKCLMNIFLRIVCSKSPDDMETSSSSSGSYENFVEMDARDPYGICARFGKRDIGPYKHFRSVEVSSNMPSTFRHRVKPLFRKLESVDISNLTHWQKLAFWINIYNSCMMNAFLEQGIPTSPDMIVALMPKAVINVGGHLLSAMTIEHFILRLPCHIKDAKVSMKGPKNESTIIRGVFVLEWPEPLVTFALSCGSWSSPAVRVYTAARVEKELATAKRDYLQAAVGISKPNKLAIPQLLHWYLPDFAKDLESLMDWICSQLPRPLRTEAVECLETSRVSASRQAIQILPYEFRFRYLLAQ